Within the Haloplasma contractile SSD-17B genome, the region CAAAACGTCCTCTTCTTTTACAAAAAGGAAGTTCCTTGAAAAAGGAACTTCCTTTTTAAGCATGAAACTACATAACGTGTATTTCTTTATTTTATGATAGAATTTCTTGCTGTAGGTTTAATGTAATGGTGGGGACGGGGCCCAAATACAACGCAAACAAATCGTTTCTAAATAAAATTGACCCTCTACTTTCACTTCGCTATCAACAATGATTTTATATTTAACCTTATAGGTGTCAGCCTCTAAGTAGTTAACATCTAACTCATGACTCGGTATACGTTTCCCGGTGCCATCAAACACAATATACTCTATATCAACTAGATTTGTGATCAGATACCCATTCCCATCTTTAATTAAAAAATTATCAAGAATCAAAGATTTGTCAAAATATACATCATAGATATCAAAGTCAGGTGCATGAACCGTTATGTTTTCAAAGTCATATTCGATTGGACCAGTTGGGGGGATAATAGTCATGGTATGAGCTGCCCTAGTTCCGTTTCCAGCCATATCAGTTACAAAATAAATCAAGTAATATGTTCCTGGAGTTAACGCTTTAAGGTCTGTAACTTCATCTTTATTTCGATCAAACACTTTATAGACAATCCTAGTGGTAACTAAACCGTCAACCTCATCATAAGCAGTAACACCTTCTGTAATATAGTCAGTAACAAAATCAAGATAATAAAAGTCAAATTCAAGATTTTTAGTTCCTTCTATGGTCGGTGGTTCAGTATCTGGGTCTTTAGTTATATTAAGTAATCGTTCAATCGTTGAAGAATTACCTGCCCTATCTTGAGCCTCATAGGTAATGATATATCTACCTACACTTAAAGACGATGGATCAGAAATGACATCACCATCAGGAGATGTAACAGTATACGTAATAGAATCTGTTACAAAACCATCTACATTATCTTTAGCGAACACATTGTTCATTAAATCATGTTCCTCAGAAATCGTATAGGTTAAGTTCTCAGCGAAAAAAATAGGACCGTCTACATCTTCAAAATCTGGTTCTGGTATTTCGGTCGATACAATTTTCTCAAACGTATCCAGAATAACTAAATCATCAAATGTATGATTTGATGTATTTTCACATGCTGATAATACACTCATGAACATAAAAATTGTTATAAAGAAAATAAGGTTTCTCATACCTAATGCCCCCTGCTTTATATACTTGCTACTATTATATACTATATGGGAATAATTTACAATTTATGGTAGAGATTAAAATAAAATAAAAAATGTCTTAACAAGTGCTAAGACATTTCGATTTGTTTAAGCGTGAATGCATCCAAAGGATCTTCATCGCGGTATATTTCGACCAACCCAATTAACGCATAAAATACGAGTCCAAAGATAAAATAATCAAACATAACATCTACAAATTGATGAGCGAGACTTCCTATTAAGGCCGCAGCTACCAATAGTACGAATTTATCATGTGGCCGCAACATCACTCGCATCGTTTTAAATAAAATGATTGCTAAGAAAATCAGTCCCAGAATTCCTAGAGTCGCTGCTACCTGCAATATAAAATTATGGAAATAGTAATTGCCACGATCGATGGTTGTTATTAAGTAGCTACTTGAGCGTACTCCATAACCAAATAAAGGTTTTTCTAAAAATGACTGAGTTGCTAAATCCCATAAAGGGTAACGATTGTTATCATCAAAAAATTCATTATTTGAAAATCGCTCATATAATAGGGTAACAGTTTTGTTTGCAATGGGTATAAAATACCCCAATATAACCGTACCAATCCCTACAGGAATGTAGCGGATCATCTTCTTCCAATCCCTCACAATGAATAAGACAATTAATACAAGAGTGACAAAAAATCCTACATAGGCACCTCGTGATAAAGTAAGAACGAGTCCCACCATACTAAGAATATCCATGATAAAATAAAGGGGATAGAATGATTTTCGAAGTG harbors:
- a CDS encoding O-antigen ligase family protein, producing the protein MNMVEQLKKLKTEGYTFLLAGITFYLWLNTQIPWWYGLIIYLVLFAVLLIQEKRLESLLVVTLFSIIVKNNPDSPDTVYTLTVVLTGLVFIRMAFRKQIKVGSLLVVLVLNLSYVILSLTYTPVFLSGKFGVGSILQGYMAYLIITNSGFKPSKEHLLKVSKVASIFSFTIACQLFFVYYQNGIEKTIYNKNLIDLGWQFSNLIAPFFILFLPIAYYKYTLRKSFYPLYFIMDILSMVGLVLTLSRGAYVGFFVTLVLIVLFIVRDWKKMIRYIPVGIGTVILGYFIPIANKTVTLLYERFSNNEFFDDNNRYPLWDLATQSFLEKPLFGYGVRSSSYLITTIDRGNYYFHNFILQVAATLGILGLIFLAIILFKTMRVMLRPHDKFVLLVAAALIGSLAHQFVDVMFDYFIFGLVFYALIGLVEIYRDEDPLDAFTLKQIEMS